In the genome of Colwellia sp. PAMC 21821, the window GGCGCCGCCGACGAATTCGCTTTTCTTAGCGCTAATAAGCTTATTAACGATAAATTAACGGCCAATGACATAAGTGTCGCGCAGGACAATAAACAACGTCATTGTGCAACCATTGAAATTACGCTTGGGCAAGTCAGTTTCGAAGCCAAAGCGGCTTGCATAATTGCGATAACGGGAGCAGATTGCCAAGCGACAATTAATAATGTCGCCGTTAAACCCTGGCAATGTTACCAACTAAAAACTGGCGATATACTTGATTTTGCCATGCCCAAAAACGGTTTGCATAGTTATCTGGCGGTATTCGGTGGATTTACCTGCCAAAAAGCACAACAAGCCTGGTTAGGAAGCTACGCTCAAACGAACAATGAAATGGCTTTAGGTTTTACAGGCGAAAAATTAACGGTTGGCAGTAAACTGTATTTTTCAGTCCAAACAAAAGCGTTAACTCAGCTAGCATCAGCGCAACCAAGTAAGCTAAAAGAAGCAAACAAGCCATTTACCGCACCCACTCAGTTTTACGCTCAGCAACATCTAACCATACGGATGATGCCCAGTAGCTTATTTTTACAAATGAGTAGCGCGCAACAACAACGATTTTTGAGCACCGAATATATTATTTCACCTGATAGCAATCGCATGGGTTATCGTCTTGGCGTTTCGCATTCACAATCCTATACACCAACGTTACCCAATGCATCAGTCAACGAAAAAATACTTTCTGAGCAATTACGCAGCCGTTGTTTATTATCAATGCCAGTGACTTACGGCATGGTGCAATTTCCTGATAACGAACAACCTATAGTATTAATGAAAGAGCGACAAACCATGGGGGGTATCCGGTGCTTGGTACCGTAATGCAAACTGACTTATTTAGATTAAGCCAAATGCGTCCAGGCGAAAAAATTAACTTCACTTTAATTAACCATCAACAAGCCCAACAACAATTAATGGCATTTTACCAAAAGTTCCGCTCATAATTCTTATCAAGGCACGTTTCAGAGCTTTAATCGAAGTGTTTAAAGGTAGAATGGCGATCAATAAAAGATTAGAATAACGCCCGCTTTACGATTTAGTCTTACGCAGGTGTTTTTTTGTTATTAATGATCGACAATTACGACTCTTTTACTTTCAACCTAGTCCATTATTTTCAGGCGCTAGGACAGCAAGTTAAAGTGTGTAGAAACGATGAAATAAGCTTAGATGCAATCGAAGCGTTAGCGCCCCAATATATTGTTATTTCACCCGGTCCTTGCGACCCAGATGCTGCCGGCTTGTCACTCGCGATAATCGAAAGATTTAAAGGTCGCATTGCCATACTTGGCGTTTGCTTAGGTCATCAATGCATCGCCCAGCACTTTGGCGCTAAAGTCATTAAAGCGAAGAAAGTTATGCACGGTAAAACCAGTATCATTAACCATAATGAACAGGGATTATTTGCCGCTTTAAAGCAGCCATTAACGGTCACGCGATATCATTCGTTAATTGTAGATATAAACTCTTTGCCTGATGAGCTAGAAATAACCGCTTGGGTCACTGAAAATGGTCAGCAAGAGATCATGGCCTTACAACATAAACAATTAGCCATCGCCAGTGTGCAATTTCATCCTGAATCTGTGTTAACAGAACAAGGTCATCAATTATTACAAAATTTTATTGACCAATATGCAAATCAAATAGATGATAATAATAGCGCCTAATGAAATAAGCTAACAGGCCGATAACTTAGCTAACCTCACAAATTATAAACTAATAACGAAAACCAATAATGAAGTCCTGATGCAAATATTTGAAAATAATAAATTAGTTAAGCCTATTTACAGTCGTGTGCTCAGTCTCGCGATCAGTAAAGATTTTGCCAATCAAAAAAATGGCAAAATAAATATGTCTCAGCATCAAGACAGTGAGCAGTTTAACCGCCGACGAGAGTTATTAGCGGTAGAAGAAGAAGCACACAAAAATAAAATTATCCAAGCGCACGGCCAAGAACACTTTAAAACACAGGTGAAAAATAAATTTTTTAAGCGTGTCGATATCCAAGTTAATAAAGAGTTTGATAATAAAGAAAATCTCTACTTGAATGTGCTAAAAATAGAAGATGCCGCCCCTTCTATTATGGAAATACTGGCAGTAAAAGCAGCCAGTATTAATCGCATTACACCTTTAGCTAAATCACTGCCTTGGCTTTGTAGTGAATTAATTAACTTGGTTAATAAACCCCAATACCGTAAACGCTCTGACATACAAGTAACTGAGCCAAACTTAGCGCTAAGTTATGTTGGCTTAGATAACCTTAAATTGGTTATGCCAACATTTATGCTAAAGCATTGGTTACCCACTAGCACCTCACCTTATCCGCTAATGAAACGTAAACTATGGAACGATAGTTTATCTATTGCGCTAGCGTCTCAGTTATTAGCCAAAGAACAAGGTCTAGATGAATTCACTGCCTTTACAGCTGGCATGTTAAGCAATTTAGGCTTATTAGCAGTCACCCGTGGTTTTTTAAATACTTATAGCAGTCTCTATACACAAGAGCTAAAAGCAGCTTATGACAGTAAAGATAAAAAACTACACGACATATTAGTGACGCTCGATACCGCACCAGAATTATTACTAGAACAACTACTACTACGCAGCAGTAACGTGGCTGCAGATATGGTCGAACTCATGCGTTTTGATCGTTTACAAATTACTGAGCCGTTATTTGATCTTGCCTACGCAACTGACATAAATCACATGTGTCCAATTGCTAAGTTAGTCACTAAAGCCAAAGCTTATGTTGCGTTTAGAGGCTTAGCAAAAGAAAACCTCATCAGCACAGAAGAAGCAAAAATATTGCTAACCGCAGGTCGATTGACAAAAAATGACATAGCCTTATTAAAGAAAAGCGATATTGATCACATAAAGCTAATTTTTAATTAACACTCGTCACAATTTCAGTCCAATGTACGGACTTATTTATATCAAATCTTATCTGGGTTAGGTCCACTTAGCCCTATCAACCTTGTCTAAAGCTGAAAAATAGCCATAAAATCACCTAAAATGCTCAAAACAATAATTTATTTTTGATTAATTATGAAACATGGTCTGTTATTACAGATCAGCTTAGGTGACATAAGAATCTCATTACTAGCCACAGTGTAGAAAAACACAGCAAACATAGTTATGCAGTAATACTGAATAAAAACGGAGGAACCTTTATTTTACAAGGGCTTCAGCGCATTTTGACAAGACACTGGCTATTTTTTCTGTCATAATCCGTGCCTATTTTTAATAAGTCTGTATTTAAATAATAGCTGACTCATTAATACATTTAGTTCTGCTAGCGTTAGCGCTCCAAACTAATAAACAACTTTTGATTACAATATCCTAAATATAAGAGGAATTTACAATGTCTAACCATTTCCCAGTAAATCGTGAATTATTTGATGATGTTATGGTACCTAACTATTCACCATCTGCAGTTATCCCCGTTCGCGGTCTAGGTTCACGTGTTTGGGATCAACAAGATCGTGAATTTATCGATTTTGCCGGTGGCATTGCTGTTAACTGTTTAGGACATTGTCATCCTGCATTAGTTGGCGCATTAACAGAACAAGCTAATAAAATTTGGCACTTATCAAATGTTATGACTAACGAGCCAGCATTACGTTTAGCGAAAAAATTAACTGACAGCACTTTTGCTGATAAAGTTTATTTTGCTAACTCAGGTGCAGAAGCAAACGAAGGCGCTTTAAAACTAGCTCGTCGTTGGGCACTTGAAAACTTTGGCGCAGAAAAATCTCAAATCATTGCTTTTAAACAAGGTTTCCACGGTCGTACTTTTTTCACAGTTACTGTTGGTGGTCAAGCGGCTTATTCTGACGGTTTCGGCCCTAAGCCTGGCGATATCGATCATGCTGAATACAACAACTTAGATAGTTTAAAAGCGCTTATGTCTGACAAGACTTGTGCCGTAGTAATGGAACCATTACAAGGTGAAGGCGGTATAATCTCACCAACTGATGAATTTGCTAAAGGTGTGCGCGAACTTTGTAATGAACATAACGCTTTATTAGTTTTTGATGAAGTACAAACCGGTGTTGGTCGTTTAGGCGAGCTTTATGCATACATGGGCTTAGGTGTAACACCTGATATTTTAACCACAGCTAAAGCACTTGGTGGTGGTTTCCCAATTGGCGCTATGATCACAACAACTGATATTGCTAAGCACCTTAAAGTGGGCACACACGGTAGTACATACGGCGGTAACCCATTAGCTTGTGCTGTAGCAGAAGCTGCATTTGATACTGTGAACACACCAGAAGTATTAAATGGTGTTAAAGCCAAAGCAAAACTTTATGTTGCTGGTTTAAATGCCATTAATGCAAAATACAATGTATTCAGTGAAATCCGCGGTAAAGGCTTGTTAATTGGCGCTGTATTAACTGACGCATACCAAGGTAGAGCAAAAGAGTTTTTAAATGCCGCTATGGACGAAGGTGTAATGACACTAGTCGCTGGCGCTAACATTATACGTTTTGCTCCTTCATTAGTTATTCCAGATGAAGATATCGCTGAAGGTTTAGCGCGTTTCGAAAAAGCGGTAGCTAAACTAGCTAAGTAAGCCTTCCTTTATTATAGCGTTCAAATACCGTTGACTATGACGGTGTTTGAACGTCTCATTGAGAGTTTTCTATGATTATTATTCGCCCTATTCAAAGCAGTGATTACGATGCACTTCATCGCATTGCTGTGGAGTCAGGACACGGTTTCACCTCACTACCGGTCAACGAAAAACTGCTGAAAAATCGCATTTCTCACGCGGAAGCTTCTTTCAACAGCTCAGTTACTGAGCCAGGTAATGAAGGTTACCTGTTTGTTATGGAAGACACCAAAACGGGTGCAGTAGTTGGCACGAGTGGCATTGAAGCGGCTGTTGGTCTAGATGATGCATTTTACCATTACCATTTAGGTAAGGTCGTGCACAGCTCTCGTGAGCTTAATATTTACAACACCGTTGAAACATTATCTTTATGTAATGACTATACTGGCGCCTCTGAAATTTGTACTTTATTTTTGAGCGAAAGTCACCGTAAAAACCGTAACGGACGCTTGTTATCGCGTTTTCGCTTTCTATTTATGGCCGAGCACACCGAACGTTTTGCTGAAACGGTTATCGCAGAAATGCGCGGTGTTTCGGACGAAGATGGCGCATCTCCATTTTGGAAATGGTTAGAAGAGCATTTCTTTTCGCTCGATTTCCCCACGGCTGACTACCTTACAGGTATAGGTAAAAAAGTATTTATTGCTGAATTAATGCCTAAGTATCCAATTTACGTTAATTTGTTGAGCAAAGAAGCGCAAAAAGTTATCAACAAGGTACATCCAAAAACAGTACCCGCATTAAGATTACTTGAAGCTGAAGGCTTCTCACGTCGTGGTTACGTTGATATTTTTGATGCCGGCCCAACGGTTGAAACGCAAACAGCCTTAGTGAAAACTGTACGTCAGAGCCAAAAATGCCAAGTCATCATTGGTGATGTCGTAAACGATAATAAATATATTATTTGTAATGACAAAGTTGCAGATTTTAGAGCAACGCAAGCACCCATTTTATTACGAGAAACCGCCAAACAAGTGGTGATATCACAGGCGGTTGCAGATGCGCTAATGGTTATTGAAGGAGACTGGGTGCGCCTAGTTTCAAATTAAGCATTAAGCATTAAGCAAAACTAATTACTCGCGATACACGCGCAGAGGAATAAATAATGTCACACAATATACAACTTATTAATGGTCACTGGACAGCCGGTTTAGGCCATGAAATTTTCTCAAAAAACCCGGCTAAAAATCAAGTAATTTGGCAGGGAAATACCGCTTCAGCAGCACAAGTTGACGAAGCCGTTATGTCAGCTCGTGCAGCATTTGACACTTGGTCTAATATGCCGATTGAAGAACGTATTGCCATCGCCGTTAAGTTTGCTGAGTTATTAACTGAACACAAAGAAGCATTCGCCACAACTATCGCGCTTGAAACGGGTAAGCCACTTTGGGAAACCCGTACAGAAGTCGGCGCTATGGTAGGTAAAATTGCTATTTCGGTACGCGCAAATGAAGAGCGTACTGGTACCGTTGAAAACCCTATGCCAGGTGCAAAAGCGTTTATTCGTCATAAACCTCATGGTGTAGTTGCTGTTTACGGGCCTTATAACTTCCCAGGTCATTTACCAAACGGTCATATTGTTCCAGCGCTAATTGCCGGTAACACCGTGGTATTTAAACCGAGCGAATTAACACCAATGGTTGCTGAAGAAACCTTAAAACTATGGTTGAAAGCAGGTCTACCTGCTGGCGTTATCAACATGGTGCAAGGTGAAGTTGAAACCGGTAAAGCATTAGCAAATCATCCACAAATTGACGGTTTGTTCTTTACAGGTAGCTCAACAACGGGTCACTTCTTACATGAACAGTTTGGTGGCCAACCGGGCAAAATATTAGCGCTAGAAATGGGCGGTAATAACCCATTAGTCGTTAAAGATGTTAGTGATGTAGATGCCGTAGTACACGACATTTTACAATCAGCATTCATCACAACTGGTCAACGTTGTACTTGTGCTCGTCGCTTATTTATTGAAGCGGGCCCACAAGGCGATGCTATTTTAGCTAAATTAGTCGCCAGTACAGAAGCGATTAAAATCGGCTACTTTGACGATGAAGACCAGCCATTTATCGGTTCAATGATTTCTGAAAAAGCGGCATTAAGCTTAGTAGCTGCTCAACAGCAATTGCTTGAACTTGGCGGTGAATCAATTGTGATGATGAAGCACCTTGAAGAAGGCACAGGCTTTATCTCACCAGGCATAGTCGATGTAACAAACATCTCTGAAATGCCAGATGACGAGCACTTTGGTCCGTTATTAAAAGTGTACCGTTATACTGATTTTGACGCAGCTATCGATGAAGCGAACAATACTTCATTTGGTTTATCTGCCGGCTTATTAAGTGACAGCGAAGCGCTATATACTCACTTTTTCCGCCGTATTCGTGCCGGTATCGTCAACTGGAACAAGCCAATTACTGGCGCCAGCAGTGCTGCACCTTTTGGTGGTATCGGCGCAAGTGGTAACCACAGAGCCAGCGCATTTTATGCCGCTGATTATTGTGCTTACCCAGTAGCATCGGTTGAAGCTGAAAAAGTGTCATTACCCGCGACGCTTAGCCCTGGTTTAACGATTAAGTAAACAGAAAAATTTACGCTTAATGAAATACTACTGCCCATTAAAAAAAGCTGGGATCCGTCCCAGCTTTTTCAAGAATATCGATCAAATATAGTCGCTAACCCTGAGTGTCTATCCATCACGCTATCCTAAATATTATCTTCTTAACGAGAAAATACCTGAGTTAAATACTTAGCTATTGAATAAGTTAAAAACCTTTTTGAAGAATAAATAGCCTTGCATATCACTCAACCGATTTTAGTATTCGACTTTAGCAATCGACAAAAATTTAATTTATACATTTAGGAAATACCCATGACTCCCGTTAAAAATTTATTTAACAATATTTGGCAAAACTACTTAGAAGTTACACCGTCAGCTGACAAAGTACATAAACTTTTAAGCACTGGTGACGAGCTAATCAACGACCACGTTGCTTACCGTACCTTTAATATTGCTAAAGTTAATATCGCTAAAATTTCAGCACACTTGCTTAACTTAGGTTACAAAGAATGTGGTGAATATCATTTTGAAGCCAAAAAACTCTATGCAAAGCACTTTGAGCACACTGACACTAATTTACCGAAAGTATTTATCAGTGAACTATTAGTAGAAGAGTTTTCTCCACGTGTACAAGCCATCATCGAAAAAATGGTCGCTGGTATAAACGAAGCGGATATTAACGTTGAAAGCTTTTTATACTCAGGTACGCATTGGCAAGTGAGCCACCAAGAATACTTAGATTTACTCGCCGAAAGCGAATATGCAGCATGGGTTGCAGCCTGGGGCTACCGCGCTAACCATTTCACGGTAAGCATTAACCACTTAACAAACTATGATTCAATTGAAGCCGTGAATGAAGCCGTTAAAGCCGGTGGTTTTACGCTAAATACTACAGGTGGTGAAATCAAAGGTGATGAAGCCGTTAAATTAGAGCAATCTTCTACTATGGCCGATCACGTGTTAGTTGAGTTTTCTGATAAAACCGTTGCTATTCCAAGCTGTTTTTACGAGTTTGCCAAACGCTATCCGATGGAAAATGGCGAGTTGTACACGGGGTTTGTGGCTGCTTCTGCCGATAAAATCTTTGAAAGTACTAACGCTGCTTAAATAAACGATAAACCAGTTCACCAAAAGCTACATGGGTTTTGGTGAACTTTAACTTTTTTCTTGCCTTTTACCTTTCTTTAACTCCAAATCGACGCCATATTGTAGTAACCTTTATACTCCATTTTTTGATGTAGATAACAAATTGACTGACTTAGAACTGGCCAACAGTGTCTTAAAAGATGTAAAAAATCAACAGCGTACTAGCGCCGCAAAAACCATCCAAGCATTATTAGATAAGAATGCTGATCTTAAAGAAAATTGGGGTGCTATAACAAGACTAGCCATATCGATAGGTGAGTTTCAATTAGCTGTACTGTGCAGCAAAAAATATTTAGCTATTTCACCAAAAGAAGCAAAACGCATTATTCAATGTGCAGCAATATTAGCAGAGTGTAGAGAAATAGAAGCAGCTATTGAACTTGTAAACCCGCTGCTGCAAGAAAAAAATACGCCCGATGTACTGCACTTTTTAGGCACAACTCATAGCCAAATTGGCAATATCGAACTCGCTAAAAAGTACCTAGTCGAACTCGTTAAAGTAGCGCCTAAATCAGCGATATCTTGGTTAACACTGGCTGCGATTCATCAGTTTTCAGAAAATGATGAGCTTTATACTCAAATTACCGCCGTACAACAGCAGCTAGAGCATGACAAAAGTGCACACAATGCGCCATTTTGGTTTGCCTTAGGTAAGGCCGAACTAGACGTAAAAAATGAGCAACAGGCCTTCGACTACTTCTCGCGTGGTTGCCGTTTAATGCACAATGACAAGTCTTATATCCCTAAACAACACAGTCAATTTATTGATGATATTATCAGTCATCAAAATGCCGAATATTTAGCGACGCTGCCCAGTTTAGAGCAAGCTGAAAGCTGTCCGCCAATATTTATAATCGGTTTACCGCGCAGTGGCACAACTTTACTACAACAAATGCTAAGTGCGCATAGTGCTATTGGTCAAGGCGGCGAATTAAAGTACTTAAGTTATTCAACAGCTGAAATTGGTCAGGCTAAACTTAATAAGTTAGCCGATAACGAACCATCAGATAACTTAGCAGTTTTTAAAAAGATACACGCTGATTATCAACACTTGCGCGCGCAGCAATTTAGCTTAGACAAACCTATGGTCGATAAAACATTAAGCCTTAATCATCATTTAGGTTTAATAGCTAAAGTTTTCCCAAGCGCTGCGATTATTCGCATTACCAGAAACCCAGCAGATAACGCTTGGTCTTGTTTTCGTAACTTCTTCAATCAAGGTTTGGGCTGGAGCTACGACTTAGAGAATATTGCTGAGTTCTTTCATCATGAAAATCGTCTTGCTAAGCATTGGCAATCATTACTTGGCGAAAGAGTATTAGAAATTAGCTATGAAGATCTAATTAATCAGCCTGAAGCTACACTCACAAAATGCCTAAGCCATATTGGCTTAACATTTGAAGAGTCAATGCTAACCTTTTACAAAAACAATGCGCTAGTGCAAACCGCCAGTGTAGGACAAGTTAGAAAGCCTATTAATAAAGCTTCAATGAATACTAACCTTTCCGTACAAACGCGCTTAACTGCCTTTAACGAGCGTCTGCAGAAACTAGAAAACGCTTAACGGAGTGCGAGAGTTATACTAATATGACTCTCGCTTCTTGATTGCTCAACCACCACTACTTAGACGACTTAAACTACTTAGACACGCTATTATTTTTCGCTAAATCCGTGATAGAAGTTCGATATTCACTGCGATCTAAAGTTCTTAACATAGCATCTGCATTTTCACCATGCTGTTGAACGTAGGCCAAAATACTTACCCCATTACACTGCACATTCTTAGCGATAAATTGCTTGCTATAACCTGAAGATTTAATATTGTTATGCATTGCTGCACGATTACCGGCTAATGCGGTCATACATAATTGTGTAAAATTTGATTCATCTGCTGCTACCATTTCATTCGCTTGGCTCATCGTCGATGCAGCACCTAATATAAACATGGCTAAAACTATTTTTTTTACAGTCATTTAAATTCTCCAAAGAATAATTAATTAATCGCTTGCTAGAAA includes:
- a CDS encoding aminodeoxychorismate/anthranilate synthase component II — its product is MLLMIDNYDSFTFNLVHYFQALGQQVKVCRNDEISLDAIEALAPQYIVISPGPCDPDAAGLSLAIIERFKGRIAILGVCLGHQCIAQHFGAKVIKAKKVMHGKTSIINHNEQGLFAALKQPLTVTRYHSLIVDINSLPDELEITAWVTENGQQEIMALQHKQLAIASVQFHPESVLTEQGHQLLQNFIDQYANQIDDNNSA
- a CDS encoding HDOD domain-containing protein, with the protein product MQIFENNKLVKPIYSRVLSLAISKDFANQKNGKINMSQHQDSEQFNRRRELLAVEEEAHKNKIIQAHGQEHFKTQVKNKFFKRVDIQVNKEFDNKENLYLNVLKIEDAAPSIMEILAVKAASINRITPLAKSLPWLCSELINLVNKPQYRKRSDIQVTEPNLALSYVGLDNLKLVMPTFMLKHWLPTSTSPYPLMKRKLWNDSLSIALASQLLAKEQGLDEFTAFTAGMLSNLGLLAVTRGFLNTYSSLYTQELKAAYDSKDKKLHDILVTLDTAPELLLEQLLLRSSNVAADMVELMRFDRLQITEPLFDLAYATDINHMCPIAKLVTKAKAYVAFRGLAKENLISTEEAKILLTAGRLTKNDIALLKKSDIDHIKLIFN
- a CDS encoding aspartate aminotransferase family protein codes for the protein MSNHFPVNRELFDDVMVPNYSPSAVIPVRGLGSRVWDQQDREFIDFAGGIAVNCLGHCHPALVGALTEQANKIWHLSNVMTNEPALRLAKKLTDSTFADKVYFANSGAEANEGALKLARRWALENFGAEKSQIIAFKQGFHGRTFFTVTVGGQAAYSDGFGPKPGDIDHAEYNNLDSLKALMSDKTCAVVMEPLQGEGGIISPTDEFAKGVRELCNEHNALLVFDEVQTGVGRLGELYAYMGLGVTPDILTTAKALGGGFPIGAMITTTDIAKHLKVGTHGSTYGGNPLACAVAEAAFDTVNTPEVLNGVKAKAKLYVAGLNAINAKYNVFSEIRGKGLLIGAVLTDAYQGRAKEFLNAAMDEGVMTLVAGANIIRFAPSLVIPDEDIAEGLARFEKAVAKLAK
- the astA gene encoding arginine N-succinyltransferase, coding for MIIIRPIQSSDYDALHRIAVESGHGFTSLPVNEKLLKNRISHAEASFNSSVTEPGNEGYLFVMEDTKTGAVVGTSGIEAAVGLDDAFYHYHLGKVVHSSRELNIYNTVETLSLCNDYTGASEICTLFLSESHRKNRNGRLLSRFRFLFMAEHTERFAETVIAEMRGVSDEDGASPFWKWLEEHFFSLDFPTADYLTGIGKKVFIAELMPKYPIYVNLLSKEAQKVINKVHPKTVPALRLLEAEGFSRRGYVDIFDAGPTVETQTALVKTVRQSQKCQVIIGDVVNDNKYIICNDKVADFRATQAPILLRETAKQVVISQAVADALMVIEGDWVRLVSN
- the astD gene encoding succinylglutamate-semialdehyde dehydrogenase, encoding MSHNIQLINGHWTAGLGHEIFSKNPAKNQVIWQGNTASAAQVDEAVMSARAAFDTWSNMPIEERIAIAVKFAELLTEHKEAFATTIALETGKPLWETRTEVGAMVGKIAISVRANEERTGTVENPMPGAKAFIRHKPHGVVAVYGPYNFPGHLPNGHIVPALIAGNTVVFKPSELTPMVAEETLKLWLKAGLPAGVINMVQGEVETGKALANHPQIDGLFFTGSSTTGHFLHEQFGGQPGKILALEMGGNNPLVVKDVSDVDAVVHDILQSAFITTGQRCTCARRLFIEAGPQGDAILAKLVASTEAIKIGYFDDEDQPFIGSMISEKAALSLVAAQQQLLELGGESIVMMKHLEEGTGFISPGIVDVTNISEMPDDEHFGPLLKVYRYTDFDAAIDEANNTSFGLSAGLLSDSEALYTHFFRRIRAGIVNWNKPITGASSAAPFGGIGASGNHRASAFYAADYCAYPVASVEAEKVSLPATLSPGLTIK
- a CDS encoding DUF1338 domain-containing protein; protein product: MTPVKNLFNNIWQNYLEVTPSADKVHKLLSTGDELINDHVAYRTFNIAKVNIAKISAHLLNLGYKECGEYHFEAKKLYAKHFEHTDTNLPKVFISELLVEEFSPRVQAIIEKMVAGINEADINVESFLYSGTHWQVSHQEYLDLLAESEYAAWVAAWGYRANHFTVSINHLTNYDSIEAVNEAVKAGGFTLNTTGGEIKGDEAVKLEQSSTMADHVLVEFSDKTVAIPSCFYEFAKRYPMENGELYTGFVAASADKIFESTNAA
- a CDS encoding sulfotransferase, translating into MTDLELANSVLKDVKNQQRTSAAKTIQALLDKNADLKENWGAITRLAISIGEFQLAVLCSKKYLAISPKEAKRIIQCAAILAECREIEAAIELVNPLLQEKNTPDVLHFLGTTHSQIGNIELAKKYLVELVKVAPKSAISWLTLAAIHQFSENDELYTQITAVQQQLEHDKSAHNAPFWFALGKAELDVKNEQQAFDYFSRGCRLMHNDKSYIPKQHSQFIDDIISHQNAEYLATLPSLEQAESCPPIFIIGLPRSGTTLLQQMLSAHSAIGQGGELKYLSYSTAEIGQAKLNKLADNEPSDNLAVFKKIHADYQHLRAQQFSLDKPMVDKTLSLNHHLGLIAKVFPSAAIIRITRNPADNAWSCFRNFFNQGLGWSYDLENIAEFFHHENRLAKHWQSLLGERVLEISYEDLINQPEATLTKCLSHIGLTFEESMLTFYKNNALVQTASVGQVRKPINKASMNTNLSVQTRLTAFNERLQKLENA
- a CDS encoding DUF3718 domain-containing protein, encoding MTVKKIVLAMFILGAASTMSQANEMVAADESNFTQLCMTALAGNRAAMHNNIKSSGYSKQFIAKNVQCNGVSILAYVQQHGENADAMLRTLDRSEYRTSITDLAKNNSVSK